A stretch of Metabacillus sp. FJAT-52054 DNA encodes these proteins:
- the yhbY gene encoding ribosome assembly RNA-binding protein YhbY: MLTGKQKRFLRAEAHHLNPIFQVGKGGVNDNMIKQIEEALEGRELLKVSILQNCDEDKDEVADRLSRGARAELVQVIGNTIVLYKESRENKQIKLPN; encoded by the coding sequence ATGCTTACAGGTAAACAAAAACGTTTTTTACGTGCGGAAGCACACCATCTTAACCCTATTTTTCAAGTAGGAAAGGGCGGCGTCAATGATAATATGATTAAGCAAATTGAAGAAGCTTTAGAGGGAAGAGAACTTCTTAAGGTAAGCATTCTTCAAAACTGTGATGAAGATAAAGATGAAGTTGCCGACAGACTATCCAGAGGAGCAAGAGCGGAGCTAGTTCAAGTTATTGGTAATACGATTGTCCTTTATAAAGAATCACGGGAGAATAAGCAGATTAAGCTTCCTAACTGA
- a CDS encoding nicotinate-nucleotide adenylyltransferase yields the protein MASEVKAALSLDEIWFLPNSLPPHKQDEEHSSPIDRCEMLKLAVSGKEGFLVEPIELERTGPSYTYDTIVLLKEKYPDYHFSFIIGADMIEYLPKWNRVDQLLSMVRFVGVGRPGYSPATNYNLTMVDVPQFDVSSSMIRNRIEQGITTSYLMQDKIMDFIKEKGLYGT from the coding sequence ATGGCCAGCGAAGTAAAGGCTGCCCTGTCATTGGATGAAATATGGTTTTTGCCAAACAGCCTTCCTCCTCATAAACAGGATGAAGAGCATTCAAGTCCTATCGACCGGTGCGAAATGCTCAAGCTTGCTGTCAGCGGAAAAGAAGGATTCCTGGTGGAACCCATTGAACTTGAAAGGACCGGTCCTTCCTATACATATGATACGATTGTGCTGTTAAAGGAAAAATACCCGGACTATCATTTTTCTTTTATTATAGGAGCAGATATGATTGAGTATTTGCCAAAATGGAACCGGGTCGATCAGCTTTTATCTATGGTTCGGTTTGTGGGTGTCGGCAGGCCAGGCTATTCTCCGGCTACAAACTACAATTTGACTATGGTCGACGTTCCTCAATTTGACGTATCATCATCGATGATCAGGAACCGGATTGAACAAGGCATAACAACGAGTTATCTGATGCAGGATAAAATAATGGACTTTATTAAGGAGAAGGGGCTGTATGGAACGTAA
- the yqeK gene encoding bis(5'-nucleosyl)-tetraphosphatase (symmetrical) YqeK, whose protein sequence is MERKQALAIVKEQLTDHRYQHTLGVMETAIELAGKYGADVRKAEMAAIFHDYAKFRQKEEMRQIILDQNMRRDLLIHNEELWHAPAGAYLVQKEAGIEDLEVLDAIRCHTSGKAGMSVLEKVIYVADYIEPGRRFPGAEEAREAAKRDLNEAMILSLQNTIMFLLKKNQAVYPMTIEAYNDLILAKREDLNSE, encoded by the coding sequence ATGGAACGTAAGCAAGCTTTAGCTATTGTAAAGGAACAGCTGACAGACCATCGCTATCAGCACACCCTTGGTGTTATGGAAACGGCTATTGAACTTGCGGGAAAATATGGCGCGGACGTTAGGAAGGCAGAAATGGCTGCTATTTTCCACGACTATGCAAAGTTCAGGCAAAAGGAAGAAATGAGGCAGATTATTCTCGATCAGAACATGAGAAGAGACCTGCTTATCCATAACGAAGAATTATGGCACGCACCCGCAGGCGCTTACCTTGTCCAAAAAGAAGCGGGTATAGAAGATCTGGAAGTACTTGACGCAATCCGCTGCCATACATCAGGCAAGGCTGGTATGAGCGTGCTTGAAAAGGTCATATATGTTGCGGATTATATTGAACCCGGAAGAAGGTTTCCGGGTGCAGAAGAGGCAAGAGAAGCTGCTAAAAGGGACTTGAATGAAGCGATGATTCTATCATTGCAAAACACAATTATGTTTTTGCTTAAGAAAAATCAGGCTGTTTATCCAATGACAATTGAAGCTTATAACGATTTGATCTTAGCAAAACGGGAGGATTTGAATTCAGAATGA
- the aroE gene encoding shikimate dehydrogenase, with protein MSDLYGIIGCPVGHSMSPEIHNRSFSDQKLDAVYHRFHVEKDQLGAAINGMRALGIQGVNVTIPHKENVLAYLDHVDKTAAEMGAVNTIVNRNGVLTGYNTDGPGYLESIKPYLASPLSEMNCLIIGAGGAARGIYTALAHAQTGRIDLANRTKEKAEAIIRECDSSVPGRPLSLEEAEYHLGEYQLVIQTTSIGMAPKLNDQPISLENITEGTLVSDIIYNPVKTAFMKDAEQRGCRTVTGVGMFIYQAALSFRYWTGIMPDIQIMESVVMEKLGGN; from the coding sequence ATGTCAGATTTATATGGTATAATCGGATGTCCCGTTGGCCATTCCATGTCACCTGAAATCCATAACCGTTCCTTTTCGGACCAGAAATTGGATGCAGTCTATCACAGGTTTCATGTTGAAAAAGACCAGCTTGGTGCAGCAATAAACGGAATGAGGGCTCTTGGCATACAGGGAGTGAACGTAACCATTCCCCATAAAGAGAACGTACTCGCCTATTTAGATCATGTGGATAAAACCGCTGCAGAAATGGGAGCGGTCAACACCATCGTAAACCGCAACGGAGTTTTGACCGGATATAATACAGATGGACCCGGGTATTTGGAGTCCATCAAACCATATTTAGCATCCCCGCTGTCTGAAATGAATTGCTTAATTATTGGAGCAGGCGGAGCTGCAAGAGGGATCTATACGGCACTGGCACACGCTCAAACGGGAAGAATAGATCTGGCGAACAGAACAAAAGAAAAAGCGGAGGCGATCATCCGGGAATGTGATTCGTCTGTTCCTGGCCGGCCATTAAGTTTGGAGGAAGCTGAGTACCATCTTGGTGAATACCAGCTTGTCATTCAGACAACCTCTATTGGAATGGCACCGAAATTGAATGATCAGCCGATTTCCCTGGAAAATATTACAGAAGGAACGCTCGTAAGTGATATTATATACAACCCGGTAAAAACAGCTTTTATGAAGGATGCGGAGCAGCGTGGCTGCCGCACTGTTACGGGGGTTGGGATGTTTATTTATCAGGCTGCGCTTTCCTTCCGTTACTGGACAGGTATAATGCCCGACATTCAAATTATGGAATCAGTGGTTATGGAAAAATTAGGAGGTAATTAA
- a CDS encoding sporulation histidine kinase inhibitor Sda, which translates to MRKLSDELLIESYYKATELKLSHDFIELIESEIKRRSLAHMLRNS; encoded by the coding sequence ATGCGTAAATTATCCGATGAGCTGTTGATTGAATCTTATTATAAAGCAACAGAATTAAAACTCAGCCACGATTTTATCGAGTTAATCGAATCTGAAATAAAGCGCCGCTCTCTTGCCCACATGCTGAGAAACTCATGA
- a CDS encoding class I SAM-dependent methyltransferase, giving the protein MMYQGFAGVYDHLMEDVPYQDWADLLDSLIIKYGNKGRKVMDLACGTGEITLLLHEKGYKMTGADLSEDMLALAIQKAEEKKMPIRFFQQDMREMEGHDLAYDAVIITCDSLNYLLEEQDVQSTFRAAAKMLNDDGLFLFDIHSIYKMKHIFTGSTFADAGDDVSLIWQCFEGEKEHSVEHELTFFVKEDDECYRRIDEFHQQRTYEIEKLILWLNHAGFEVLESFGDFKPGEISEEAERIFFAAKKTRN; this is encoded by the coding sequence ATGATGTATCAGGGCTTTGCGGGTGTCTATGATCATCTGATGGAGGATGTTCCTTATCAGGATTGGGCAGACTTGCTTGATTCCTTAATAATAAAGTACGGAAATAAAGGCAGAAAAGTAATGGATCTTGCTTGCGGGACTGGGGAAATCACTTTGCTGCTTCATGAAAAAGGCTATAAGATGACAGGTGCAGACTTAAGTGAGGACATGCTCGCTCTCGCCATCCAAAAAGCTGAAGAAAAGAAGATGCCCATTCGTTTCTTTCAGCAGGACATGAGAGAGATGGAGGGCCATGATCTTGCCTATGATGCTGTTATCATTACCTGCGATTCACTAAACTATTTGCTTGAAGAACAAGATGTGCAAAGCACCTTCAGAGCGGCAGCCAAAATGCTGAATGATGATGGGCTTTTCCTTTTTGACATTCACTCCATATATAAAATGAAACACATATTTACGGGGTCAACATTTGCTGATGCCGGTGATGATGTGAGTTTGATTTGGCAGTGCTTTGAAGGGGAAAAAGAGCATTCAGTTGAGCATGAGCTTACCTTTTTCGTCAAAGAGGATGATGAGTGCTACAGGCGAATTGATGAATTTCATCAGCAGCGGACATATGAAATTGAAAAACTTATTCTTTGGCTCAATCATGCGGGCTTTGAAGTGCTGGAGTCGTTTGGTGATTTTAAGCCCGGTGAGATAAGTGAAGAGGCAGAGCGCATATTTTTTGCTGCCAAAAAAACCAGGAACTAA
- the comER gene encoding late competence protein ComER: protein MNIGFIGTGNMGRILIEAFVESAAVKPREIHITNRTLEKAHHIQSQFPGIHVSENSEEIARTCSLIFLCVKPLDLHPLVTRLSPQLTKDQCLISITSPVSANLLESISPCQTARVIPSITNRALSGISLITFGKTCSEENRAKILQLCAQISEPVLIEEDVTRVASDIVSCGPAFFSYLLQRFTDAAVQETQISREMAEQLAAGMITGMGKLIETGHYTLPGLQKKVCVKGGVTGEGIGILEKELGNVFEHLFRKTHEKFDEDLSLVGDQFRSHH, encoded by the coding sequence TTGAACATCGGTTTTATTGGAACGGGAAATATGGGAAGGATTCTTATCGAGGCTTTCGTTGAATCAGCGGCGGTAAAACCCCGGGAGATCCATATTACGAATCGGACTTTAGAAAAAGCTCATCATATACAATCGCAGTTTCCAGGAATACATGTAAGCGAAAACAGCGAAGAAATCGCGAGAACATGCTCTTTGATCTTCCTTTGCGTGAAGCCGCTTGATCTGCATCCTTTAGTGACGCGCCTTTCGCCTCAGCTTACAAAAGATCAATGTTTAATCTCAATAACGAGTCCGGTTTCAGCAAATCTTCTTGAATCCATTTCTCCCTGTCAGACGGCCAGAGTGATACCAAGTATTACAAACCGTGCACTAAGCGGAATATCGCTCATTACTTTTGGAAAAACATGCTCAGAGGAGAACCGGGCTAAAATTCTTCAGTTATGCGCGCAAATATCAGAACCTGTACTAATAGAAGAGGATGTAACCAGAGTTGCATCTGATATCGTGAGCTGCGGGCCTGCATTCTTCAGCTACCTCCTTCAGCGTTTTACTGATGCGGCCGTTCAGGAAACACAAATCAGCAGGGAAATGGCGGAACAGCTTGCAGCAGGAATGATAACGGGAATGGGGAAATTGATTGAAACCGGGCATTACACGCTGCCTGGTCTGCAGAAAAAGGTTTGTGTAAAAGGCGGAGTCACCGGAGAAGGAATCGGCATTCTTGAAAAGGAGCTTGGGAACGTATTTGAGCACTTATTCAGGAAGACACATGAGAAGTTTGATGAAGATCTTTCGCTTGTCGGGGATCAATTCAGGAGCCATCACTAA
- the rsfS gene encoding ribosome silencing factor, with protein MNEKDILKLAAAAADDKRAEDMVALRMKGLSLIADYFLICHGNSDKQVQAIAREIKDKADEHGIQVKKMEGFDEARWILVDLGDVIAHVFHRDERLYYNLEKLWGDAPSEDVAKLLEA; from the coding sequence ATGAATGAAAAAGACATTTTAAAACTGGCTGCAGCTGCTGCAGATGATAAAAGAGCAGAAGATATGGTCGCATTGCGAATGAAAGGATTATCACTCATTGCGGATTATTTTTTAATTTGCCATGGTAATTCAGATAAACAAGTTCAGGCGATTGCCCGTGAAATTAAAGATAAAGCGGACGAGCATGGAATTCAGGTTAAAAAAATGGAAGGATTCGATGAAGCACGCTGGATTCTCGTGGACCTTGGCGATGTAATAGCGCATGTTTTTCACCGCGATGAACGCCTTTATTACAATCTTGAAAAACTTTGGGGAGACGCCCCGTCTGAAGATGTGGCCAAGCTGCTTGAAGCATGA
- the yqeH gene encoding ribosome biogenesis GTPase YqeH, whose translation MGGKEVREEITCVGCGAVIQTENPEGVGYTPPSALLREPVICQRCFRLKNYNEIQDVALTDADFLKILHGVGETDSLIVKIVDIFDFNGSWISGIQRFAGNNPILLVANKADILPKSVKKQKLIQWMQREAKENGLKPIDIFLVSSSRGQGVKEVAEAIEHYRDGKDVYVVGCTNVGKSTFINRIIKEVAGEQDLITTSHYPGTTLDLIEIPLDDGSALYDTPGIINHHQMAHFVNQDDLKLLSPKKEIKPKVFQLNEEQTLFFGGLARFDFIKGGRSTFTCYIPNELYIHRTKLEQADTLYETHRGELLSPPRPDQLEEFPELVPHTFTIKNEKTDIVFSGLGWVTVNEPNKKIVAYAPKGVYVGLRTSLI comes from the coding sequence ATGGGAGGAAAAGAAGTGAGAGAAGAAATTACCTGTGTTGGCTGCGGAGCCGTTATTCAAACAGAGAATCCTGAAGGAGTTGGATATACCCCTCCAAGCGCACTGCTGAGAGAACCAGTTATATGCCAGCGTTGCTTCAGGCTAAAAAATTATAATGAAATTCAGGACGTGGCTCTGACTGATGCTGATTTTTTAAAAATTCTTCATGGAGTTGGAGAAACAGACTCACTGATCGTTAAGATTGTCGATATCTTTGATTTTAACGGGAGCTGGATTAGCGGGATACAGCGTTTTGCAGGAAACAATCCCATTTTGCTGGTAGCTAATAAGGCTGACATTCTGCCTAAATCAGTCAAGAAACAAAAGCTGATTCAATGGATGCAGCGGGAAGCGAAAGAAAACGGGCTGAAACCAATCGATATTTTCTTAGTGAGTTCATCGAGAGGGCAGGGCGTTAAAGAAGTGGCCGAAGCGATTGAACATTATCGTGATGGAAAAGATGTCTATGTGGTTGGCTGTACGAATGTAGGGAAATCTACATTTATTAACCGCATCATTAAAGAAGTGGCTGGAGAGCAGGATCTGATTACAACCTCTCACTACCCTGGAACGACCCTTGATTTAATAGAAATTCCTCTAGATGACGGATCTGCACTTTATGACACTCCTGGGATTATTAATCATCATCAGATGGCTCATTTTGTGAATCAGGACGATTTGAAGCTCCTATCCCCCAAAAAAGAAATCAAGCCCAAAGTATTCCAGCTGAATGAAGAACAGACTTTGTTCTTTGGAGGCCTGGCAAGGTTCGATTTTATTAAGGGAGGAAGGAGTACTTTCACCTGCTACATCCCGAATGAGCTCTATATTCACCGTACTAAGCTCGAGCAGGCGGATACTCTATATGAGACCCATCGAGGAGAACTTTTATCTCCGCCAAGACCTGATCAGCTTGAAGAGTTTCCAGAGCTTGTTCCGCATACGTTTACAATAAAGAACGAAAAAACGGACATTGTATTTTCAGGCTTAGGCTGGGTTACAGTGAACGAACCCAATAAGAAAATTGTTGCCTATGCACCAAAAGGTGTGTATGTAGGCTTAAGAACTTCGCTTATCTGA
- a CDS encoding YqeG family HAD IIIA-type phosphatase: MFLPGEFVKSIFEINPYKLKERNIKGIITDLDNTLVEWDRPSATPKLIEWFKEMNDSGIKVTIVSNNVEKRVKDFSDPLRIPFIYKARKPMGRAFRKAINDMQLKKEEVVVIGDQLLTDVLGGNRNGFHTILVVPVASTDGAMTKFNRKIERRIMDTLKKKGMIQWEEKK, from the coding sequence ATGTTTTTACCAGGCGAATTTGTTAAGAGTATTTTTGAGATTAACCCTTACAAGCTTAAGGAACGCAATATAAAAGGCATTATCACGGACTTGGATAACACACTTGTTGAATGGGACAGGCCCAGTGCAACGCCCAAATTGATCGAGTGGTTCAAAGAGATGAACGACAGCGGAATTAAAGTTACCATTGTATCAAATAACGTGGAAAAACGGGTGAAGGATTTTTCAGATCCTCTGCGTATTCCGTTCATCTATAAAGCCAGGAAGCCGATGGGCCGTGCATTCAGGAAAGCCATTAATGATATGCAGCTAAAAAAAGAGGAAGTAGTTGTGATCGGAGATCAGCTCCTTACGGATGTACTTGGAGGAAACCGGAACGGATTCCATACAATTCTTGTAGTTCCTGTAGCTTCTACAGATGGAGCCATGACGAAATTCAACCGTAAAATTGAGCGCCGAATCATGGATACTTTAAAGAAAAAAGGCATGATTCAATGGGAGGAAAAGAAGTGA